The following are from one region of the Gryllotalpicola protaetiae genome:
- a CDS encoding aldehyde dehydrogenase: MEMMKSMPMGGMPMDMGLMQDCIQSLNACSMAATMCAGADMTEMDMAKCTAMCSNMADMADATMRMMMRPAGMDMDVMKAMLMACVTMGKACAAECRMHADMADHCRYCAMACEDMVMKCEAMMASMAD; the protein is encoded by the coding sequence ATGGAGATGATGAAGTCCATGCCCATGGGCGGCATGCCTATGGACATGGGCTTGATGCAGGACTGCATTCAGTCGCTCAACGCCTGTTCGATGGCGGCGACGATGTGCGCCGGCGCCGACATGACCGAGATGGACATGGCCAAGTGCACCGCCATGTGCTCGAACATGGCCGACATGGCCGATGCCACGATGCGCATGATGATGCGCCCCGCCGGCATGGACATGGACGTCATGAAGGCGATGCTCATGGCCTGCGTGACGATGGGGAAGGCCTGCGCCGCCGAGTGCCGCATGCACGCCGACATGGCCGACCACTGCCGCTACTGCGCCATGGCCTGCGAGGACATGGTCATGAAGTGCGAGGCCATGATGGCCTCGATGGCCGACTGA
- a CDS encoding nuclease yields the protein MSRTISSTVLPIQRAMAGATPRAWRDGLVIEASGSGLGVAFLDGTTVRFDVFDAVELTVGEPVAYHPVAEILDAGKLATTARAV from the coding sequence ATGTCCCGCACGATCTCGTCGACAGTCCTCCCGATCCAGCGGGCCATGGCAGGGGCCACGCCCCGCGCCTGGCGCGACGGCCTCGTGATCGAGGCGTCCGGCAGCGGGCTCGGCGTCGCGTTCCTCGACGGCACGACCGTGCGGTTCGACGTCTTCGACGCCGTCGAACTCACCGTGGGTGAGCCCGTGGCCTATCACCCCGTCGCCGAGATCCTCGACGCGGGGAAGCTGGCGACGACGGCGCGCGCCGTCTAG
- a CDS encoding NADPH-dependent F420 reductase gives MTTLGFVGAGQIGGTVARLAAQLGYNVVVSNSRAPETLADLVAEIGPNARAAWAAEASAAADIAFVSIPLKNIWQLDPAPLAGKIVLETNNYYPARDGQIVALDEERATTTGLLQEHLPESRVVKAFNHINWRHIPVQGLPAGDPGRRALAIASDHADALEFARRFYDELGFDAVDIGSVAESWRAERDTPAYGPRLTAAELEAALAQAERGADAA, from the coding sequence ATGACAACTCTCGGATTCGTAGGTGCCGGCCAGATCGGCGGCACCGTCGCCCGCCTCGCGGCCCAGCTCGGTTACAACGTCGTCGTCAGCAACTCGCGCGCGCCTGAGACGCTCGCCGACCTGGTCGCGGAGATCGGGCCCAATGCCCGCGCGGCGTGGGCGGCTGAGGCATCCGCCGCCGCCGATATCGCCTTCGTGTCCATCCCGCTGAAGAACATCTGGCAGCTCGACCCCGCGCCGCTCGCGGGCAAGATCGTGCTCGAGACGAACAACTACTACCCCGCGCGTGATGGGCAGATCGTCGCGCTGGACGAAGAGCGCGCAACCACGACCGGTCTGCTGCAGGAGCACCTGCCCGAGTCGCGTGTCGTGAAGGCGTTCAACCACATCAACTGGCGGCACATCCCGGTGCAGGGGCTGCCGGCCGGTGACCCCGGGCGCCGCGCGCTGGCGATCGCGAGCGACCACGCCGACGCGCTCGAGTTCGCGCGCCGCTTCTATGACGAGCTCGGCTTCGACGCGGTCGACATCGGCTCGGTGGCCGAGAGCTGGCGCGCCGAGCGCGACACCCCGGCCTACGGCCCGCGTCTGACCGCGGCCGAGCTCGAGGCGGCACTGGCGCAGGCCGAGCGCGGCGCCGACGCGGCCTAG
- a CDS encoding TetR/AcrR family transcriptional regulator, translated as MSTAEQPPGAALRSREHTREKLIDAAFEVFAEVGLNAASVEQITERAGFTRGAFYSNFDSKVELFFAIADDKYTRASEGLQSGVDAILAEALPAGHPITADALETIVTRVLGLTVVDSKLALFESEFEALALRDRDIATRYAGHLREVVAGLAGLLEGALARIGVRFLLPAEQATRLLITAYTAAMKTHLLSGGGDQPSVADLADVAALALVLTERMPER; from the coding sequence ATGAGCACGGCCGAACAACCCCCTGGCGCAGCGTTGCGCAGCCGCGAGCACACCCGCGAGAAGCTGATCGACGCCGCCTTCGAGGTGTTCGCGGAGGTCGGGCTCAATGCGGCATCGGTCGAGCAGATCACCGAGCGCGCCGGCTTCACCCGGGGAGCGTTCTACTCCAACTTCGACAGCAAGGTCGAGCTGTTCTTCGCGATCGCCGACGACAAGTACACGCGGGCCTCCGAGGGTTTGCAGTCCGGGGTCGACGCGATCCTGGCCGAGGCGCTTCCGGCCGGGCATCCGATCACCGCCGACGCGCTCGAGACGATCGTGACGCGTGTGCTCGGACTCACCGTCGTCGACTCGAAGCTGGCGCTGTTCGAGTCGGAGTTCGAAGCGCTCGCGCTGCGCGATCGCGACATCGCGACGCGCTACGCAGGGCATCTGCGCGAGGTCGTGGCCGGGCTCGCCGGCCTGCTCGAAGGGGCACTCGCGCGCATCGGCGTGCGCTTTCTGCTGCCCGCCGAGCAGGCCACGCGCCTGCTCATCACGGCCTACACGGCGGCGATGAAGACGCACCTGCTGAGCGGCGGCGGGGACCAGCCGAGTGTCGCCGACCTCGCCGACGTGGCGGCTCTCGCACTCGTGCTCACGGAGCGGATGCCCGAGCGCTGA
- a CDS encoding MMPL family transporter: MASVLYALGRWITRFRWVVLVGWVVLLALVGGGAALFSKGFDNSVSIPGTEAQQALDQLSRTFPQVSGATAQLVVVAPDGSKVTDAGFQTALDDEAAALTKLPGVSSATSPFDADGGLVSKDGRAGIISIQMSQGETDVTDAQKDALQSSAHALEKSLPVGSQAVMGGSLFSTSFPAISATEGIGLIIAILVLVVTFGSFLAAGLPLLSALLGIGVSMAAIYLLTLFGPITSTTPMLALMLGLAVGIDYALFIISRHLDQRRHGMEFHESIARALATAGSAVVFAGVTVIIALLGLAVANIPFLTTMGSAAALGIAVAVLMSLTMVPALLAFCGPRLGAPRQKRARVKPRVRGGDVSREPVVSPAHTDDDASDAVVPEPPKPNRFFLGWVRAATKWPVVTIVVVAGILSLAVFPASKLRLDLTDAGQLPASSPARQAYDLISDHFGPGYNGPLIVTGTIVTSTDPVGLMSDLAAEIKKLPDVAAVPLSTPNQTADTGIIQVIPKSAPTSQATADLVKSIRDLRPHLQDKYGVTISVTGFTALGIDVSDRLAGALLPFGALVVGLSLILLAMVFRSIAVPVKATIGYLFSVVASLGAVSAVFVLGWGDKALGVEQTGPVISFLPIILMGVLFGLAMDYEVFLVSRMREEWVHKGNAKRAVETGFLGSAKVVTAAAIIMFGVFASFFPEGDSTIKPMALGLAVGVFVDAFLVRMTLVPAVLALLGEWAWRLPKWLDRALPKFDIEGEGLERELALADWPEAGSDLALAADGVGLGSPRGPVFEDFSARVPRGAASVITAPDPTAVRAIMLAVSGRARPDSGTLKVLGHVLPERAGAVRRRSAYVELETDASAGTLVDVLRPGLELVALDGVDRITDPAAIAALRQTIADLVSGGDGSDGWAPVTVLIGTTQPSRAQALLPASARSVAFDSDLAEVK, translated from the coding sequence ATGGCATCCGTTCTCTACGCGTTGGGGCGCTGGATCACCCGGTTCCGCTGGGTCGTGCTGGTCGGCTGGGTCGTCCTGCTGGCGCTCGTCGGCGGCGGCGCCGCACTGTTCAGCAAGGGTTTCGACAACTCCGTTTCGATCCCGGGCACCGAGGCGCAGCAGGCGCTCGACCAGCTGTCGCGTACGTTCCCACAGGTCTCGGGGGCCACCGCGCAGCTCGTTGTGGTCGCGCCCGACGGGTCCAAGGTGACGGATGCCGGGTTCCAGACCGCGCTCGACGACGAGGCCGCTGCCCTCACCAAGCTTCCGGGCGTCTCGTCGGCGACCTCGCCGTTCGACGCCGACGGCGGCCTCGTCTCGAAGGACGGGCGAGCCGGCATCATCTCGATCCAGATGTCGCAGGGCGAGACCGACGTCACCGATGCGCAGAAGGACGCGCTGCAGAGCTCGGCGCACGCGCTCGAGAAGTCGCTGCCCGTCGGCAGCCAGGCGGTGATGGGCGGCTCGCTGTTCTCGACCAGCTTCCCCGCGATCTCGGCCACCGAGGGCATCGGGCTCATCATCGCGATCCTCGTGCTGGTCGTGACGTTCGGCTCGTTCCTCGCCGCAGGGCTGCCGCTGCTGTCGGCGCTGCTCGGCATCGGCGTCTCGATGGCGGCGATCTACCTGCTCACACTGTTCGGCCCGATCACCTCGACGACCCCGATGCTCGCGCTCATGCTCGGCCTCGCGGTGGGCATCGACTACGCCCTGTTCATCATCAGCCGACATCTCGACCAGCGCAGGCACGGCATGGAGTTCCACGAGTCGATCGCCCGCGCCCTCGCGACAGCCGGCTCGGCCGTCGTGTTCGCGGGTGTGACGGTCATCATCGCGCTGCTCGGCCTGGCGGTCGCGAACATCCCGTTCCTCACGACGATGGGCTCGGCGGCCGCGCTCGGCATCGCGGTCGCGGTGCTGATGTCGCTCACGATGGTGCCTGCGCTCTTGGCGTTCTGCGGCCCGCGCCTCGGCGCCCCGCGCCAGAAGCGTGCGCGGGTGAAACCACGTGTCCGCGGGGGAGACGTCTCTCGCGAACCGGTCGTTTCTCCCGCGCACACCGATGACGACGCGTCCGACGCCGTCGTGCCGGAACCTCCCAAGCCCAACCGCTTCTTCCTCGGCTGGGTGCGGGCCGCCACGAAGTGGCCCGTCGTCACGATCGTCGTCGTTGCGGGCATCCTCTCGCTCGCCGTGTTCCCCGCCAGCAAGCTGCGCCTCGACCTGACGGACGCAGGCCAGCTGCCGGCGTCGTCGCCGGCGCGCCAGGCGTACGACCTGATCAGCGACCACTTCGGGCCCGGCTATAACGGCCCCCTGATCGTCACGGGCACGATCGTCACGAGCACCGATCCCGTCGGCCTGATGAGCGACCTCGCCGCCGAGATCAAGAAGCTGCCCGATGTCGCCGCGGTGCCGCTCTCGACCCCGAACCAGACCGCCGACACGGGCATCATCCAGGTGATCCCGAAGAGCGCGCCGACGAGCCAGGCCACGGCAGACCTGGTCAAGAGCATCCGCGACCTCCGCCCGCACCTGCAGGACAAGTACGGCGTCACGATCTCGGTCACCGGCTTCACCGCGCTCGGCATCGACGTCTCCGACCGCCTCGCGGGCGCTCTGCTGCCGTTCGGCGCGCTGGTCGTCGGCCTCTCGCTGATCCTGCTCGCGATGGTGTTCCGCTCGATCGCGGTGCCCGTCAAGGCGACGATCGGCTACCTGTTCAGCGTGGTCGCGTCGCTCGGCGCGGTCTCCGCCGTGTTCGTGCTCGGCTGGGGCGACAAGGCCCTCGGCGTCGAGCAGACCGGGCCGGTCATCTCCTTCCTGCCGATCATCCTGATGGGCGTGCTTTTCGGCCTCGCCATGGACTACGAGGTGTTCCTCGTCAGCCGCATGCGCGAGGAGTGGGTCCACAAAGGCAACGCCAAACGCGCCGTCGAGACCGGGTTCCTCGGCTCGGCGAAGGTCGTCACGGCTGCCGCGATCATCATGTTCGGCGTGTTCGCGTCGTTCTTCCCCGAGGGCGACTCGACCATCAAGCCGATGGCCCTCGGCCTCGCGGTCGGTGTCTTCGTCGATGCGTTCCTCGTGCGCATGACCCTCGTGCCCGCGGTGCTGGCGCTGCTCGGCGAGTGGGCCTGGCGCCTGCCGAAGTGGCTCGACCGCGCGCTGCCGAAGTTCGACATCGAGGGTGAGGGGCTCGAGCGCGAGCTCGCGCTCGCGGATTGGCCGGAAGCGGGCTCCGACCTCGCGCTCGCCGCCGACGGCGTCGGGCTCGGCTCGCCCCGCGGACCGGTGTTCGAGGACTTCTCGGCGCGGGTGCCGCGCGGTGCGGCATCCGTCATCACCGCCCCTGATCCGACCGCGGTGCGCGCCATCATGCTCGCCGTCTCCGGCCGGGCACGCCCCGACTCCGGCACGCTCAAGGTGCTCGGTCACGTGCTGCCCGAGCGCGCCGGTGCGGTGCGCAGACGATCGGCGTATGTCGAGCTCGAGACGGATGCCTCGGCCGGCACCCTGGTCGACGTGCTGCGCCCCGGCCTCGAGCTCGTCGCGCTCGACGGCGTCGACCGCATCACCGACCCCGCCGCGATCGCCGCCCTGCGCCAGACGATCGCCGACCTGGTGAGCGGCGGTGACGGCAGTGACGGCTGGGCGCCCGTGACCGTGCTCATCGGCACGACGCAGCCGTCGCGCGCGCAGGCCCTGTTGCCGGCATCCGCCCGTTCTGTCGCATTCGACTCCGACCTCGCCGAGGTGAAATAA
- a CDS encoding YhgE/Pip domain-containing protein — protein MTFLTQFSERVASRRRLSIVSIVGIVLVPFVIAGVLVWALWNPQERLDRVQAAIVNNDQPVTLNGQTVPLGRELAAGLVGTAKPGSAAAGKNFSWVITDKADAASGLDSGRYTAVITIPKDFSAAATSTADAAKARKATLEVQTSQASKLLDETISQTVATTAASTLGSQLTAAYLDNVYVGFNTLGAKLGEASSGAQQLAAQGPQLASGAQQAAAGQAQLAAGQQQLANGLVPLASGASSVASGVGGLAGGAQQLAGGTQPLITGAQQLSTGLDQLSAQIAQLQQAAAAGLMTGPQLAAALGQLQGGVTQLGSGADQLGAGAAQLASGLSQTAAGAQQLAGGANSVASGLSQTSDAAQQLASGSQAAASGSAQLADGIGQYAEGTGTLADGLKTAAGSIPSYSDAERKALSTVVADPVVTKSGATLGFGALAAPIFGVLALWLGALACFMVLRPVTLTALGSPRSSPNVALRGMVLPAIIGAVQGVAVAGALQPLLQLDASGWLGLAGIGVLTGVAFAAVNQALVAVLGGTGRFVSMLVILLGLATGLVGTAPQFLSTLASFTPIGPAQHLVGAVVQGLAVSGGDVVALVLWLLGALAATTLAVARGRMVPASKLVRAAASAPQPA, from the coding sequence GTGACCTTCCTCACCCAGTTCTCCGAACGCGTCGCGTCGCGTCGCCGCTTGTCGATCGTCTCGATCGTGGGCATCGTGCTCGTGCCGTTCGTCATTGCGGGCGTGCTCGTCTGGGCGCTGTGGAACCCGCAGGAGCGGCTCGACCGCGTGCAGGCCGCGATCGTGAACAACGACCAGCCGGTGACACTCAACGGGCAGACCGTGCCGCTCGGGCGCGAGCTCGCCGCCGGCCTCGTCGGCACGGCGAAGCCCGGTTCTGCCGCGGCCGGCAAGAACTTCTCCTGGGTCATCACCGACAAGGCGGATGCCGCGAGCGGACTCGACTCCGGCCGCTACACCGCCGTCATCACGATCCCGAAGGACTTCTCGGCGGCCGCGACGTCGACCGCCGACGCGGCGAAAGCGCGCAAGGCGACGCTTGAGGTGCAGACCTCGCAGGCGTCGAAGCTGCTCGATGAGACGATCAGCCAGACCGTTGCGACGACGGCCGCGTCGACGCTCGGCTCGCAGCTCACGGCGGCCTACCTCGACAACGTGTACGTCGGCTTCAACACGCTCGGCGCCAAGCTCGGCGAGGCGTCGTCGGGCGCGCAGCAGCTCGCGGCGCAGGGGCCGCAGCTGGCGTCGGGCGCGCAGCAGGCCGCGGCGGGGCAGGCGCAGCTCGCGGCCGGGCAGCAGCAGCTGGCGAACGGGCTCGTGCCGCTCGCGTCGGGGGCGTCGAGCGTCGCGAGCGGTGTCGGCGGTCTTGCGGGCGGCGCGCAGCAGCTGGCGGGTGGAACCCAGCCGCTCATCACGGGTGCGCAGCAGCTCTCAACGGGTCTTGATCAGCTGAGCGCGCAGATCGCTCAGCTGCAGCAGGCCGCGGCGGCGGGTCTTATGACGGGGCCGCAGCTCGCGGCCGCGCTCGGGCAGCTGCAGGGCGGCGTGACCCAGCTCGGCTCCGGCGCGGATCAGCTGGGGGCGGGCGCCGCGCAGCTGGCATCCGGCCTGTCGCAGACCGCCGCCGGTGCGCAGCAGCTCGCGGGCGGCGCGAACTCGGTGGCGTCGGGGCTGTCGCAGACGTCCGACGCGGCGCAGCAGCTGGCCTCGGGCAGCCAGGCCGCCGCGTCCGGCTCGGCGCAGCTCGCCGACGGCATCGGCCAGTACGCCGAGGGAACCGGCACGCTGGCCGACGGCCTCAAAACCGCAGCCGGTTCGATTCCGAGCTATTCGGATGCCGAGCGCAAAGCCCTTTCGACCGTGGTCGCCGACCCGGTCGTCACGAAGTCGGGCGCGACCCTGGGCTTCGGCGCCCTCGCCGCCCCGATCTTCGGGGTGCTTGCCCTGTGGCTCGGCGCGCTCGCATGCTTCATGGTGCTGCGCCCGGTGACGCTCACGGCGCTCGGCTCGCCGCGCTCGTCGCCGAACGTCGCGCTGCGTGGAATGGTGCTGCCCGCGATCATCGGGGCGGTGCAGGGCGTCGCGGTCGCCGGGGCGCTGCAGCCGCTGCTGCAGCTCGACGCTTCCGGTTGGCTCGGCCTCGCCGGCATCGGCGTGCTCACCGGCGTCGCGTTCGCCGCGGTGAACCAGGCCCTCGTCGCCGTGCTCGGGGGAACGGGGCGGTTCGTGTCGATGCTCGTGATCCTGCTCGGGCTTGCGACCGGGCTCGTGGGAACCGCCCCGCAGTTCCTGTCGACGCTCGCATCGTTCACCCCGATCGGGCCGGCGCAGCACCTCGTCGGCGCGGTCGTGCAGGGGCTCGCCGTGTCGGGCGGCGATGTCGTGGCGCTCGTGCTCTGGCTGCTCGGCGCGCTCGCCGCGACGACGCTCGCGGTGGCTCGGGGGCGGATGGTTCCGGCCTCGAAGCTGGTGCGCGCTGCGGCATCCGCCCCGCAGCCCGCGTAG
- a CDS encoding LLM class flavin-dependent oxidoreductase produces MSDSLVLGLDTFGDVLEDDDGSTKTYAASIRDIVDHAVIADQAGVDAITLGEHHRPEFAISSPEIVLATIAGRTSRIKLGTGVTVLSSDDPVRVFERFATLDAVSNGRAEVIMGRGSFIESFPLFGYDLADYELLFEEKLGLWAKLLTEQPVTWRGKTRAPLTDADVYPKTENGLTTYVGVGGSPESVIRTARYGFRLMLAIIGGAPGRFRPYIDLYHRAVAELGQPAEPVGVHSPGFIADTDEEAKELLFPRFKRVRDKIGAERGWAGEVTREHFEQEAAAGSVYVGSPETVARRIAATVRELGVQRFDLLYTSGSVPASAAAHAVELYGTKVIPMVRDILSS; encoded by the coding sequence ATGAGCGACTCACTCGTGCTGGGCCTCGACACTTTCGGCGACGTGCTCGAAGACGACGACGGCAGTACGAAGACGTATGCGGCAAGCATCCGCGACATCGTCGATCACGCCGTGATCGCCGATCAGGCCGGGGTCGACGCGATCACCCTCGGCGAGCACCACCGGCCGGAGTTCGCGATCAGCTCGCCCGAGATCGTGCTCGCGACGATCGCCGGGCGCACCTCGCGCATCAAGCTGGGCACGGGCGTCACGGTGCTGTCGTCCGATGACCCCGTGCGTGTGTTCGAGCGCTTCGCGACGCTCGACGCGGTCTCGAACGGGCGCGCCGAAGTGATCATGGGGCGCGGCTCGTTCATCGAGTCGTTCCCGCTCTTCGGCTACGACCTGGCCGACTACGAGCTGCTCTTCGAGGAGAAGCTCGGGCTGTGGGCGAAGCTGCTCACCGAGCAGCCGGTGACCTGGCGTGGGAAGACGCGCGCGCCGCTCACCGACGCCGACGTCTACCCCAAGACCGAGAACGGGTTGACCACCTATGTCGGGGTGGGCGGGTCGCCCGAGTCCGTGATCCGTACGGCGAGATACGGATTCCGGCTCATGCTCGCCATCATCGGCGGGGCGCCCGGGCGGTTCCGGCCGTACATCGACCTCTACCACCGCGCCGTCGCCGAGCTGGGGCAGCCGGCCGAGCCGGTCGGGGTGCACTCCCCCGGCTTCATCGCCGACACCGATGAGGAGGCGAAGGAGCTCCTGTTCCCTCGCTTCAAGCGCGTGCGCGACAAGATCGGGGCCGAGCGCGGCTGGGCGGGCGAGGTGACGCGCGAGCACTTCGAGCAGGAGGCTGCGGCGGGGTCGGTCTACGTCGGCTCGCCCGAGACGGTCGCGCGACGCATCGCCGCGACCGTGCGCGAGCTCGGCGTGCAGCGCTTCGACCTGCTTTACACCTCGGGTTCGGTGCCGGCTTCGGCCGCGGCGCACGCCGTCGAGCTGTACGGCACGAAGGTGATCCCGATGGTGCGGGATATTCTCTCCAGCTGA
- the sufU gene encoding Fe-S cluster assembly sulfur transfer protein SufU produces MDHARAPHHFGLRDGAAAESHQLNPTCGDEVTVQLHVNAAGDRVESISWEGHGCAISQASASLLSDLVVDLAAADLTHRIGEFREMMRSRGAIEGDEELLGDAVVLGGASRYVARVKCAMLSWVAVEDALAKLPQIA; encoded by the coding sequence ATGGATCACGCCCGCGCGCCCCACCACTTCGGGCTGCGCGACGGCGCCGCGGCGGAGTCGCACCAGCTGAACCCGACGTGCGGCGACGAGGTCACCGTGCAGCTGCACGTGAACGCCGCCGGCGACCGGGTCGAGTCGATCAGCTGGGAAGGCCACGGCTGCGCCATCTCGCAGGCGTCGGCCTCGCTGCTCTCCGATCTCGTCGTCGACCTGGCGGCCGCCGATCTCACCCACCGCATCGGTGAGTTCCGCGAGATGATGCGCTCGCGCGGCGCGATCGAGGGCGACGAGGAGTTGCTCGGCGACGCCGTCGTGCTCGGCGGCGCCTCGCGCTACGTTGCCCGCGTCAAGTGCGCGATGCTCTCGTGGGTTGCGGTCGAGGACGCCCTCGCGAAGCTGCCCCAGATCGCCTAG
- a CDS encoding molybdenum cofactor biosynthesis protein MoaE, translated as MTDSRTDAAPEVLSGISAEPIAIDEVEAFVRASGNGAVVSFAGVVRDHDGGRDVSALEYQAHPEAERFIAECCREVAASTGLRVAAIHRVGSLEIGDTALVAAVAAPHRREAFEACAELVEQIKHRVPIWKRQRFADGVSEWVGL; from the coding sequence GTGACCGATTCGCGAACGGATGCCGCACCCGAGGTCCTCAGCGGGATCAGCGCCGAGCCGATCGCCATCGACGAGGTCGAGGCGTTCGTGCGGGCATCCGGCAACGGTGCCGTCGTGAGCTTCGCCGGAGTCGTGCGCGACCACGACGGCGGCCGAGATGTGAGCGCACTCGAATACCAGGCGCACCCTGAGGCCGAGCGGTTCATCGCCGAGTGCTGCCGCGAGGTCGCCGCCTCGACCGGGCTGCGAGTCGCCGCGATTCATCGGGTCGGCTCGCTCGAGATCGGCGACACCGCGCTCGTCGCCGCCGTCGCCGCGCCCCATCGGCGCGAGGCGTTCGAGGCGTGCGCCGAGCTCGTCGAGCAGATCAAGCACCGCGTGCCGATCTGGAAACGGCAGCGGTTCGCCGATGGTGTCAGCGAGTGGGTCGGGCTCTAG
- the moaA gene encoding GTP 3',8-cyclase MoaA, producing MTSIALGMPQLRRDPRALPPTAGRPDTPELIDRFGRVAHDLRVSVTEKCSLRCTYCMPEQGLPTIARDDLLTAPEIGRLVGVAVRELGIREVRFTGGEPLMRADLVDIIAESRAAAPSAEFSITTNGIGLDHRLPALLAAGLDRVNISLDTVNPEHFAKLTRRDRLESVLAGIRAAKKAGISPLKLNAVMMRETLGDAPQLLAWALENGAQLRYIEQMPLDADHNWARDHMVTAADLIAVLSEHFELTEIGRDDPSSPAEEWLVDGGPATLGIIASVTRTFCESCDRTRITAEGTVRSCLFGDDETDLRALLRGGGTDADLADFWRAAMWNKQAGHGIALPGFEPPVRSMGAIGG from the coding sequence ATGACGTCGATTGCGCTGGGGATGCCGCAGCTGCGACGCGACCCCCGCGCTCTGCCGCCCACCGCGGGCCGCCCCGACACCCCTGAGCTCATCGACCGCTTCGGGCGGGTCGCGCACGACCTGCGCGTCTCGGTCACCGAGAAGTGCTCGCTGCGCTGCACCTACTGCATGCCCGAGCAGGGGCTGCCGACCATTGCGCGCGACGACCTGCTCACCGCACCGGAGATCGGGCGCCTCGTCGGCGTCGCCGTGCGTGAGCTCGGCATCCGCGAGGTGCGCTTCACGGGCGGTGAGCCGCTGATGCGCGCCGACCTCGTCGACATCATCGCGGAGAGCCGCGCCGCCGCGCCGAGCGCCGAGTTCTCGATCACGACCAACGGCATCGGCCTCGACCACCGCCTGCCGGCGCTGCTCGCCGCAGGCCTCGATCGAGTCAACATCTCCCTCGACACGGTGAACCCCGAGCACTTCGCGAAGCTGACGCGACGCGATCGTCTCGAGTCGGTGCTCGCAGGCATCCGCGCAGCAAAGAAAGCCGGCATCTCGCCGCTGAAGCTCAACGCCGTGATGATGCGCGAGACGCTCGGCGACGCTCCGCAGCTGCTCGCATGGGCGCTCGAGAACGGCGCGCAGCTGCGCTACATCGAGCAGATGCCGTTGGATGCCGACCACAACTGGGCCCGCGACCACATGGTCACCGCGGCCGACCTCATCGCCGTGCTGAGCGAGCACTTCGAGCTCACCGAGATCGGCCGTGACGACCCGTCATCGCCCGCCGAGGAGTGGCTCGTCGACGGCGGCCCCGCCACGCTCGGCATCATCGCCTCCGTGACGCGCACGTTCTGCGAGTCGTGCGACCGCACCCGCATCACGGCGGAGGGCACGGTGCGCTCGTGCCTGTTCGGCGACGACGAGACCGACCTGCGTGCGCTGCTGCGGGGCGGTGGGACGGACGCCGACCTCGCGGACTTCTGGCGCGCGGCGATGTGGAACAAGCAGGCAGGGCACGGCATCGCGCTGCCCGGGTTCGAGCCGCCAGTGCGGTCGATGGGGGCGATCGGTGGCTGA
- a CDS encoding MoaD/ThiS family protein: MAEAVPVVIQVRYFAAAAEATGVETEPVTVEPATLGALQDALLERYGEPMRRILRSGSFLVGGVVRRARDTALSGTVDVLPPFAGG; the protein is encoded by the coding sequence GTGGCTGAGGCTGTGCCTGTTGTAATCCAGGTGCGCTACTTCGCCGCGGCGGCTGAGGCGACCGGGGTCGAGACCGAGCCTGTGACCGTCGAGCCGGCGACGCTCGGTGCCCTGCAGGACGCCCTGCTCGAGCGTTACGGCGAGCCGATGCGGCGGATTCTGCGCTCGGGCTCGTTCCTCGTCGGCGGCGTCGTGCGCCGCGCACGCGACACGGCCCTGTCGGGCACGGTCGACGTGCTCCCGCCCTTCGCCGGCGGCTAG